The window GCTTGCTTCTGATAGTAACAACGCTGGACTACAGCGTGCCGAGCAGCATGTCTTTTCTGACACTGGTAGATTTGTGAAGGCTTCTCTTCATGGTGTGCATAACCGCTTGAATATGGAAGCTGCCTTTGCAGCGACCGAACAATTTGGTGTGACACTTGAGGATGCGCTTGCAGCAGTCGAAGATTTTTCCGCAGCACCGCATACATTGGAAACGGTTGCCAAAGGCCGTGGGATTGTTTTTGTGAATGATTCCAAAGCGACAACCGTTGATTCTGTCCGCGCTGCACTGGAAAGTTTTGCAGAGCCTGTTTTGCTTCTTGCCGGTGGTCATTACAAGGGCGGTGATTTGAGCTCTCTTGCGAACTTGTTGAAAAAACATGTTCGTGCTGTCGCACTTTATGGTGACAGTCGTACCGCTTTTGAATCTGCATGGAATGGTGTTGTGGATCTAGAGTGGCATGAATCTATGGAAGATGCAGCTCGATCACTAATGCACAAGGCGCATGACGGTGACGTAATGTTGCTATCACCTGCGACTTCCAGCTTTGACCAGTATGCAAACTACAAAGCACGCGGCGACGATTTTAGACGAATCGCCGGTGTTCTCAGCGAATAATTATAGATAATTGCCGGAGTATTCCGGCGAAGTGTGGAGTCATTGCATGGCTGATAAACGACAGGACACAACAATTTCGATGGACTGGATGCTTTTAATCGCAGTCCTATGTGTCCTTGCGTTCGGGCTGATAATGGTTCTGAGTTCCAGCGGTATTATGGCAGAGCGTCACTTTGGAAGTAAGTATCACTTCTTTCAAAGACAACTTATGTTTGCCGGCATTGGCCTTGTGGCCATGAGTATCTGTGCAATGCTGCCAAAACGTCTGATCTACCAACTGCATTATCCATTGCTTGGCATGTCAATATGTGCCTTGATTATTACACTTTCTCCGTTAGGAGTTAAGGTTAATGGTGCAAGTCGTTGGATCAGTGTTGGACCGTTTTCGGTTCAACCGATGGAATTCGCGAAGATTTCTCTGGTGCTGTACCTTTCATACTTTTTCAGCACCAAGCAGGAATTAGTCAAAACGTTTTCAAAAGGTGTTATCCCACCATTTTTAATAACTGCATTTTTATGTGCCTTGTTGTTGATTCAGCCGGACTTCGGCGGAGCAGCAGTACTGGCAGCTTTGCTCTTTTTCATGTGCTGGTATGGCGGTACTCGTCCATTGTACCTCGGTGGTTCCGGATTGCTTGCTTTAGGCGCCGGTTCCCTGTTGATTCTGCAATCTCCGTATCGTTATAGACGCTTGCTGGCATTCCTTGATCCGTTCAAGGATGCAGACAGCATCAGTTATCAGCTCGTGCAATCGCTTTATGCTTTCGGTTCAGGAGGCTTTAGCG is drawn from Halodesulfovibrio sp. MK-HDV and contains these coding sequences:
- the ftsW gene encoding putative lipid II flippase FtsW, with the protein product MADKRQDTTISMDWMLLIAVLCVLAFGLIMVLSSSGIMAERHFGSKYHFFQRQLMFAGIGLVAMSICAMLPKRLIYQLHYPLLGMSICALIITLSPLGVKVNGASRWISVGPFSVQPMEFAKISLVLYLSYFFSTKQELVKTFSKGVIPPFLITAFLCALLLIQPDFGGAAVLAALLFFMCWYGGTRPLYLGGSGLLALGAGSLLILQSPYRYRRLLAFLDPFKDADSISYQLVQSLYAFGSGGFSGQGLGAGKQKLFYLPEAHNDFIMAVVGEELGFLGMSLFFVLMGMVLFRAFTISYKQTELRDKFITFGLALIISLGAVLNLAVVMGAAPPKGIAMPFMSYGGSNLIAMLLCTGLLLNFSRSQEERESRGRK